The Limosilactobacillus panis DNA segment ACCCATTTTCTCGAAAAGCAATTGAAGGTTAAAGTTAATCCAGATAAAACTAAAGTTGGTAGTCCCCTAAGATTGAAGTTTCTTGGCTTTTCACTAGGTGTAGACCGTAACGGTGCCTATGCCCGACCGGCCAAGCAATCACAAAAGCGAGTTAAGCAAGCACTAAAGCTGTTAACAAAGCGCAATCGGGGAGTATCCATTGAGCAAATGTTTGAGGAAATTCATCGCAAAATGCGGGGTTGGCTTCAATATTACTCAATTGGGAAACTAACTAACTTTATTCAACGCCTTGACAAGTGGTTGAGGGTCCGAATAAGGCAGTATATTTGGAAGCAATGGAAAAAGTTTAAAACTAAGGTAACTAACTTACAGAAGTTGGGGCTGTTCCAGCATGATGCATATGTCTTCGCTAGTACCCGAAAGGGCTACTGGCGAACTGCACATAGTAAGACCTTGAGCTATTCTCTAACTAATAGAAAACTGGAACAACTCGGACTTATGAATATGTCCAAGACGCTCCAGTCAATTCAATGTGATTAAGTTGTCGAACCGCCGTATACGGAACCGTACGTACGGTGGTGTGAGAGGTCGATAATTGAACTAATCAATTATCTCCTACTCGATTCTCCGAATGTTATTACACAGTAATCGCGGAAAAACCAATAGGCTTGCTCCGCTTCGAAGCGCGCTCCTAGTGTCTAGCGCCGCGCAGCAAGTCCATTGATTACGGACAAACGCCGGCCCGTTCCGTGCCAACGATCGCCCTATACTAGCCAAAGGCGCGCTCTGATGCTTTTTTCCCAGCTTCTTTAGAATCCTAAATTAATTAATGATGTACTTGATTGCCGTTCCTTTAATTGCAGCAATCGCGTTGTTGGCCACAATCTTGCCCATTGCGTTCCGAGCTTCAATTGAGGCGTTCCCAATGTGGGGTGTCAAGATAACGTTACTAAGTTTTTTGTACTGGTCATCGACTTCTGGTTCTTGTTCGTAAACGTCGAGTGCAGCGCCGGCAATGTCCTTCTTTTGTAATGCCGTGAGAACAGCCGCCTCGTTAATTACGGGGCCCCGGGCACAGTTGATGAGGACGGCAGTTTTCTTCATTTTCGCCAGCTGGGCGCTGTCAATCATGTGGTGCGTCTCATCAGTTAGTGGGCAGTGCAGGGTAATCACGTCGGCCTGCTTGAACAATTCGTCCAGACTGACATAGTCTGCGGAACAAGCGGCCTCAACTGCTGGGCTTGCCTGGTGCCGTTGGGTGTAAATAATCTTCATGTTAAAGGCGTGCATCCGCTTGGCGACAGCCTGACCAATGCTGCCGAGACCGACGATGCCGAGGGTCTTGCCAGCAAGTTCGGAGCCGAGGAAAAAGAGTGGTGCCCAACCAGTAAAACCGATTGTCCGCATCCGGTGGTCACCTTCAACAATCCGGCGCATCAAGGCAATCATTAGTCCACAAGCAACTTCTGCCGTGGCGGTCGATGAGACAAATGGGGTATTCGTAACATCAATCCCCCTTTCTCGGGCGTACTTAACGTCAATATTATTGAAGCCAGCTCCGAAGTTGGCAATCAGCTTGAGCTGGGGGGCCGCATCAATAACCGCTTTATTGACCTGGGTTGAGAGGGGAGTAATGAGGACCTGACAGTCATGAATGTGACTGATTAATTCATCAGTGGTAATCAAACCATCACCATCATAAACAGCAAAGCCAATTCCCGCCTCCTGCAAAAGGTTCGTTGCAACCGTTGGTAACTTTGCCGATAAATATACTTTAGCCATAGTCTTCGCCTTCCTAAATAAATGTGAGTATTATCAAGTTTGTGAGCGCTAACACTTTTATTATAGTTCTTTTTTCGGATAAAGGATAAGATTGGCGGATGAACTTCTTAGATTACGTTTTGCTGCCCGGTCACGCAGATGGGGAGAAGGGGGCAGTCGCTGCAGCGGGGATTGCGGGCCATACACCGGTAGCGACCCCAGAAAATCATGCTGTGGTGAGCATCCAGCCACTTTTCCTTAGGAACAGCCTCACGTAATCGTTTTTCAATCGCCAGAACGGTAGCCTTGGGTGGGACCATTGCCAGCCGGCGAGCCACCCGGCTGACGTGGGTGTCGACCGGGAAGGCGGGGATGGCAAAGCACTCGGCCATCACGACGTTGGCCACCTTGCGTCCGACCCCGGGTAGGGAGGTCAGCTCCTTCAGGGTCCGAGGAACCCGGCCATTGAAGGAGCTGACCAGCTTCCGTGAACAGTTGACTAGGTACTTAGCCTTGTTGTGGTAGAGACCTAGCCGTTTAATGTAGGGTTCAACGTCATCCGGTTCGGCAGCTGCCAGGTCCTGGGGAGTTGGAAAGCGGTCAAACAGGGCCGGTGTCAGCTTGTTGACGGACTGGTCGGTTGACTGGGCACTAAGGATGACGGCCAAAAGGAAGTGAAAGTGGGTGTCGGCATAGAGGGTGGTTCCGGCAGCAGGGTACTCGTGCCGCATTGTCTTAATAGCGTCATAAATTTCTTGATTGTTAAGCATTAAGCATCACTCCAAACGAACTAATTAATTCCAGTTTACCCCTCAAATTAGTGAATTATTAGTACCTTTTTCAATAAAAAATTAATTTTTATTCATTAGGGCCTGGTTGCCGGTCTGTCGGGCTTCCCTGAAATATCATCCGGCCCCTGCTATCAAGCGAAAAGGCTTACAAATAAAATTAATATTTGACCACGGGAAGAACGGTTGGTAAAATAAATTAAAGTTTTTATTATAATTCTAATATATTTCTAATTAAAGGAGGAAGAGTTATGAGTTTTTGGAAAACAATCACGCGAAAAGAGGACCCGCGCGTTTATGAAAATAAAGATGGCCATTTAGTGCGATCATTAAAAGTTCGGGACTTCCTCGCCCTCGGTGTGGGGACGATTGTATCGGCTTCCATTTTTACTCTTCCTGGTGAAGTGGCAGCGATGCATACGGGGCCAGCGGTAGCTATCTCATTCGTCATTGCTGCCGTTGTTGCCGGTCTGGTGGCATTTGCCTACGCTGAAATGGCGGCGGCCATGCCATTTGCCGGGTCGGCGTATTCTTGGATTAACGTTGTCTTTGGAGAGTTCTTCGGCTGGATCGCCGGATGGGCTCTGCTAGCAGAATATTTTATTGCCTTAGCCTTCGTTGGGGCCGGGCTCTCGGCTAATTTACGGGCCCTGCTCGCCCCGGCGGGAATCAAGCTACCGGCGTCTTTATCCAACGCCTTTGGGACCAAAGGTGGGGTCGTTGACCTGATCTCAGTTATTGTCATCGCCCTGGTGGCAATCCTGATTGCCCACGGGGCTTCTAAGGCCGCCCGGGTGGAGACCCTCTTGGTTTGTTTGAAGGTCTTCGCCATCCTGCTCTTTGTTGTTGTGGGATTGACAGCTATTAAGACCAGCAACTACGTACCATTTATCCCGAAGTACCACGAAATGGCTAACGGTCCGTTTGGTGGCTGGCAAGGAATTTATGCTGGGGTTTCGATGATTTTCCTGTCCTACATCGGTTTTGATTCCATTGCTGCTAACTCGGCGGAAGCCATCAACCCACAAAAGACGATGCCACGGGGGATTCTTGGTTCCCTGCTGATTGCCGTGGTTCTCTTCGTTTCCGTTGCCATGGTTTTAATGGGGGTTCTCCCTTACAGTAAGTACGCTAACAGTGCCGAACCAATTGGGTTAGCGCTGCGGGCCGCTGGTCACGGTGGCGTGGCCGTGGTTGTTCAGTCAATCGCCGTTGTGGGGATGTTCACCGCTCTGATTGGGATGAGTCTGGCTGGTTCCCGATTGATTTACTCATTCGGCCGTGACGGGATGTTGCCGAAGTGGATTGGTAAGCTGGATAAGGCGGGTCGGCCAAACCGAGCCCTCTGGACACTGACGATTGTGGCCATTGTGATTGCTGCCTTCTTCCCATTTGCCTTCTTATCTCAACTAGTTTCCGCTGGGACACTGATTGCCTTCATGTTTGTGTCCCTAGGAATTTACGCCCTGCGGAAGCGGGAAGGTAAGGACATTGCGGACCCGTCCTTTAAGATGCCGTTCTACCCGGTAATGCCAGCGCTGGCCTTTTTGGCAGCCTTGTTGGTGTTCATGGGGCTGGATTACCAGGCCAAGCTATATGCCGGAATTTGGTTCGTTTTTGGGCTAGTCATTTACTTTAGTTACGGCGTTCGACACTCATTCTTAGCAAAGAAAAATAAGGATTAAACGTTGTTAGATAAGCGCGAAGCGAGGCTGAGAAAAAACTATATTTTCCCAGTTTCGCTTTTTTTATGGCCGCCTTGCCTTGGCTGATTAACCTCGGTTATAATTTAAGTGCCGTCTTAGCTCAGATAGGTAGAGCACATCCATGGTAAGGGTGACACGGCAGTTCAACTCTGCCAGACGGCTTTAACAAAAGAAGGTTACTTTTGGATCACCAGGCAGCTCTTGGCTCATAAACACAAACACTCGGATTGTCTCCAGAAAGGGGGAGACAGTCCGAGTGTTACTATTTATACTTCTTGTTGCTAACGATATTACAATAAGTTACTTACTGGTCCTTATTGCAAGTGCTCTTGAAGAAACTTACCAACAATGTCGAAAACCTGTGGTTGCAGGAACTTAGCATCCATGTGATTGGCGCCCTTGATTTCGTAAAGATCGGCCGGGATGCCCTTTGCAACGAGGGTGTTGTACAGCTTTTCACTATCTTTGATTGGGACAACGACATCGTCCGTCCCGTGGAGAATCAGGAAAGGAACCGTCTTGGAATCAATGTAACTAAGCGGGTTGGCCGCGGCATCAAGTTCCGGTGCCTCTTCAGGTTCTGCTCCCAGCAGGTTGCGGTAGACAAAGTCAAAGTCGTCACTTGCGCTGCCTTCCTTGGAGGACAAGGGGTCGACAACTCCGTAGAACGGAACGGCCACCTGGACCGCACTTGAGTAATCGGGGTTATTTCCCTTATCAAACTTCTTAAGACCGTTGGTGACACCGAGCATGCTTGCCAGATGGCCACCCGCTGACTCGCCCATTGCGACGAAGCGGTCAGGGTCCGCCTGGAAACGATCGGCATTGGCCCGCATAAAACGGATGGCTGCCTTGGCGTCTTCCAGTTGGCCGGGGAACTGAACCTTGTTGCTATCACGATACTCGACCCCCTACCACGATGTAGCCTTGGCGAGCGAAATCGGCCAGGTTTGGCAAATGAACGTTATGGTCGACGTCCATCCACCCACCACCGGCGAACCAAAAGATAACCGGATAACGCTTGCCATCATCATTTTGGAAGTGACGGATAACCGATAGTTTCAGGTCACGAGTGGTCTTGCCGAGCCAGCCGGGAACCTGGGTGTAGGTGATGTCAGAGTCAAGCCAGAGGCCATCACGAACCTGTGGAACATCAATTGTTTTTTTCATAAATTAAAGACTCCTTATAAACTTGTTCCTACGCTTTCAGTATCACATAGGTTGTCTAAAGAATAAAGGACTCATAATTATTTGGCAAGACAATCTATCGGTATTTGCTTAGTGGGGCTTAGACAGGTCATATTATAATGGTCAAGTCAGTAATTTTAAGAACTCGCGGCAGAATTGATTGCTTATACTTTTATAAAAAGGGCAATTGAGAATAAAACCTTATATCGAGATATCACTAGGTAGCTCTAGTGAAATGGGAGGACGCTGATATAAGGGTGTTTCTCTTTTTGTTTTTCACGGTTTTTTAAAAAGCGCCCCAGTCCCGATAAGGAGGACGGAGCGCTAGGGTCACTACCCGAGCAACCGCTTAATTAGGCGTTTAACGTGCTTACTGGGCACAATCAGGATTATAAGGAACCAATGTCCCACAGGAGTCACCTCCCATTGCACATGGTTTAAATGGGAGCTGCCCACCCGATGTGCAATGTTAATTGTACCATGCCTTAAATGTGGTATAATACATATATCAGGATTATAAGGCCGGTGTGCAAAATGATAGTGAGGTAGCTCTCCACTATCGAACCGGTTGGGGCGCTTAATAGGCGTCCCTTTTTATTAGCGAAAAAGACGGTGAACAGAACGTTCATCATCGGCCTTGCCCGTTAGTGAGAAATAGTTTTCCCACAGCTTTAATTTTTAATGCTTTTCGACCATGAATAAGAGTGCTCTAAACGCTGATATAAGGGCGTTCATTTTTTTCTACGATTTCTACAGTTCCTAAAAAGCGCCCCAACCCCAATAAGGGGGATGGAAGCGCTAGGGTCACTACCTGAGCAACCGCTTAATTAGGCGTTTAACGTGCTTACTGGGCACAATCAAGAGAATTACACACCAATGCAAGGGAGTCACCTCCAAATTTGCGCTTAGTAATAGCTGATTAGACTCTCGGTGCGCTTATTAATTGTTTCATACTGAATTAATGGTATAATATTTGTATCAAGAGAATTACATCGGTGTGCAAAATGGCTTCAGTTGATTACTTGAGCCGAACCGGTTGGGGCGCTTAATAGGCGTCCTTTTTTGTTTAATATGAAATCTAAAACTGGGTGTTCGCTTGTGCATCGACATTATCATTGAATTTCTCAACAGAAAAAGCACCCCAGTCCCGGTAAAGTGGACGGAGCGCTAAGATTACAACTTGAGCAACCACTTGATTAGGCATTTAACGTGCTTAATGGGCATTATAAAGATGAATGACCAAAAATATCTCATGATGTTTTACCATCTTATTGCACATTTTTGGAGCACTCAATGGCGGAAATTAGTTTTATGCGGAGCCGTTGAATATGAATAATACTAATAAGGAACGTGAGATAAATGGCAGAACCACTGTTTTTGAAACCAGTTTTTCATGAAAAAATTTGGGGTGGCCGGCGCTTGGCCACCGATTTTAACTACGACCTTCCTGAAGGAACAATTGGTGAATGTTGGGCAATTTCTGGCCACCCTCACGGTCCTAATGAGATTGAGAATGGCGAGTTTAAAGGCCAGCTCCTTCCGGACGT contains these protein-coding regions:
- the nth gene encoding endonuclease III; this translates as MLNNQEIYDAIKTMRHEYPAAGTTLYADTHFHFLLAVILSAQSTDQSVNKLTPALFDRFPTPQDLAAAEPDDVEPYIKRLGLYHNKAKYLVNCSRKLVSSFNGRVPRTLKELTSLPGVGRKVANVVMAECFAIPAFPVDTHVSRVARRLAMVPPKATVLAIEKRLREAVPKEKWLDAHHSMIFWGRYRCMARNPRCSDCPLLPICVTGQQNVI
- a CDS encoding APC family permease; this encodes MSFWKTITRKEDPRVYENKDGHLVRSLKVRDFLALGVGTIVSASIFTLPGEVAAMHTGPAVAISFVIAAVVAGLVAFAYAEMAAAMPFAGSAYSWINVVFGEFFGWIAGWALLAEYFIALAFVGAGLSANLRALLAPAGIKLPASLSNAFGTKGGVVDLISVIVIALVAILIAHGASKAARVETLLVCLKVFAILLFVVVGLTAIKTSNYVPFIPKYHEMANGPFGGWQGIYAGVSMIFLSYIGFDSIAANSAEAINPQKTMPRGILGSLLIAVVLFVSVAMVLMGVLPYSKYANSAEPIGLALRAAGHGGVAVVVQSIAVVGMFTALIGMSLAGSRLIYSFGRDGMLPKWIGKLDKAGRPNRALWTLTIVAIVIAAFFPFAFLSQLVSAGTLIAFMFVSLGIYALRKREGKDIADPSFKMPFYPVMPALAFLAALLVFMGLDYQAKLYAGIWFVFGLVIYFSYGVRHSFLAKKNKD
- a CDS encoding 2-hydroxyacid dehydrogenase family protein, which encodes MAKVYLSAKLPTVATNLLQEAGIGFAVYDGDGLITTDELISHIHDCQVLITPLSTQVNKAVIDAAPQLKLIANFGAGFNNIDVKYARERGIDVTNTPFVSSTATAEVACGLMIALMRRIVEGDHRMRTIGFTGWAPLFFLGSELAGKTLGIVGLGSIGQAVAKRMHAFNMKIIYTQRHQASPAVEAACSADYVSLDELFKQADVITLHCPLTDETHHMIDSAQLAKMKKTAVLINCARGPVINEAAVLTALQKKDIAGAALDVYEQEPEVDDQYKKLSNVILTPHIGNASIEARNAMGKIVANNAIAAIKGTAIKYIIN